TCTCCTGTCTTCTGAAAAGAATAGTCTTCTCTCAGGGAATAATTACATGTTCCCACCTCCATCTTACTTTGCAAGAATTTGAATCTCCCTCCCAAGCCTGGAGCTGGAGGGAGGAATGTCTTTGCCCTCTGGGAGTACAAACATACTAGAACCTGAGCCCCAGCCCTCAGGAAGAAGCTAGTCTACAAGGAAGAATTAACCACAACATCTTTTGTAAAGAGATGAGGCAAATGAGATCCGCAAGCTGTTCTAGGATCATACAACTGCAGGAACTGAATGCACCTGGGTAGCCTCAGATTACCAGCGATTTCTCAATGCCTTAAGCTCCTGGAGGCTTGTTCAGCATATTCCCTCTAAGCAAGTTTCAGAGAGATTTCTGGCATTGTTCATGAAGGTATATAAGATATATAAGTATAGCAAAGTCAATCAAAATATTTAAGTCTTAGTACAGAACAACACGTTTTATTGCATAACATCTGAAATAGCTCAAGTTTACAAGCTCATGAAGCATGAAACTGAGATACTGATTGCATTAAATTATCACATAAAGCTGTCAGGGGACACCAAGTTTTTAATAGGAAATCACCTTATGTACAATGCTACAACTTAACTGAATTAATTTCTTATTGGAATATTTAAtattgcaggggtagatagcataatggttatgcaaagagactctcatgcctgaggatcagaagtcccaggttcaatccctcacaccaccataaaccagagctaagcagtgctctggtagaaaagaaagaaaaaaagaagaatatttaaTATTATACCACTATAAAAATGAAGTAATACAATTACTCCAGATTGAATCAGAACACTACAGTGCTtgacaatatatatacatatattacacTTTGGACTTTTTATGGATTCATGAACATTCATACATATAAAAAACAACAGACTAAAAACATGTTCTACAGAGAATTTTTACAGATGATTTTTCAATCTGACTCATCACTGCTGAAGTAAGAACTGTCACAGTATTCAGCTGTGTAAATGAATTTATGAATAATTGGGTTCGTCTTTGGTATCCAGTGTCGGGGAACCAGATATGTTGAAAGGTTAAATAAATCTACAAACACCTTGTACctgtcactggaaaaaaaaatgtacatgttatttttaaattattggcaAGAAATATTTTAACTGTTCTATCAGAAATTACATTTATCATATTATATTTTTCTGTATCTAATATCTAGCCAGTGTTCAATACTACATTCTATTATATTACATGCTatacatttgtatttttttccttttttattggataggatagagagaaattgagaggggaggggaaggtatagagggagagaggatagtcacctgtagatctgcttctctgcttgtgaagcaacccccccctgctgtggtggggagtcagggactcaaatggggatccttatgtggacccttgtgctttgtgctgtgtgtgcttaacccggtgtgtcacCGTCCAACCCCTTATACAttcatatttaataaaattaagttaTATAGAGATTTTAGTtgtttattagaatataccaccTATAGTAAAGAAGCACCAAGTAATTGTTATAAAGGGATTAATAAATTCAAACACCACCTCAGATTGAtaataaatgtatttctttttcattgctTTTGAATGTGTTTAGTCAACTGGTCTAACTTGTagttgtggtttttttgtttgtttttgctttcagggttattgcttgggcttggtgcctgcaccataaactcactgctcctggaggccattgtcttcccttttgttgcccttgttgtttattgttgccactgtgattgttattgttgtcgttgttgaataaggcagagagaaattgagagaggaggggaagacagagagagggagagaaagatagacatctgcagacctgcttcactgcctgtgaagtgaccctcctgcaggtagggagccggggactaggactgggatccttaagcccgtccttgtgctttgtgctatgtgctactaacctgctgtgctactacctgaccccaATTGTTTTACTGTAAAATGGCATTTGCCATTGATGGCAACTTTGAGTTCATATCCTATCCTCTCATTTATGATTTATGTGATCTCTGACATGTTGTTTAAACCTCAATGTTTATGTGATATCCAACTGTAAAATACAAACTACAACCCCTTCTTCTGCTAAGGCCTTCCTGAAGATTTATTAGGATAATGATacactcaaaatatttttttgcttCAATCCTGTCACCCACCTGTGTTCTCATTTTGCATAGACAATAATTTACTGTTTTTAAGCATACAGAATTTATGCACAAGGAAAGAGAATGTATAAGGTTATAAAGCCTCAAAACAGTGTCTTTTATAGGTCAGTGTATCTAGCATTGTATCAGGGAAAATGCAGTATATGAAAATGAGGTGAAGTTTAATCTTTTGATTTTATAAACTTAGTAACCATCAAAACCAAATATGAATACCTAATTTATATTGATATTTTTTCAAGGGCTCTCTATTATTTTCCACTTTTGAACGTATCTATCCTGTCTATCTGTTCATAGAACCCATCTATACTGCTGTGAATAATAAATCAGAACTCAGATATTCTAGAAGTGTCTATAGTATGTTGGAAGTACTTGACTAATATACctcttctttaaaataatataaaagtgtaCTCTATGGAGAAAATGGAAGTAGCTCTTCTATTCTCCGTTGTAGATAAAATCATCAGAAAATTGACTATTTTTTTAGTGTTGTCATATATTCAAAAGAACTCTACTAGGATTCATGATAATGTTAATCTAGTGCAAACTTGGGTCACAGTGAGTTGAAGATACTTCTATGGCATAAATATCTTAATATTCTTTAAGGTCATAAAGCTGTTGGTGCCATTTCCCATTCAACACAAGATGAAAATTACCCAGAATTTTGAATTCTAAGtcattcttttgtgtgtgtgtgtgtgtgcgactgAGGATGCACCTCAGCCATTGGAGTATTATATCCTTTGTGTGCAGGAGACCCTTGGTTAGTTCTCATCCTCACATATccccagagtgaggctctggtctctttcacttttttgttcCCCTCTCATTAAACAATAAGTAAATCTTCAGGATTAAGGACTTTTTATATTGACCTCCACAATTTCCAGTAGGATATCTTAATCTAACCACAAATGTGTTGTCAGCTCTTGAGACAAGAGGAAATATAAATGACTTGTACATGTATAAGAAGAACCGGAAGTGTCAATGATTTCCACCAATAGGAAAAGAGAGCTACCCCAGCACCCCCCCAACCCTGCTCTGTGCCCCTCTTACCTCACTGTTGAACGCAGATAATGATAGCCTGAGGAACCTCCAGTGCCAGCCTTGCTGCCCAGCATTCTGTGTACCATGCACACGTGGTTATCTGGACAAACACACAGGTTAATTCCATGGATCCATTCCTGTCATTAGTTGTACAATGTTCTAAATACAAGGGACTGGTAATGATGATTGCTTCTGAGAAAGTACTGACATCTTATCACCTGGCCATTTGGAGGATTCATGTGTGAGGCACATGAAACCAGCAGGTTGCCTGGCACCACACTTGGTTCAGGCTACAGGCATTTGATTCCATCCACTAGTACATTAACCTTGGAACACAATAGGTGAGACCAGGACCATATGCATTTCACAAATCTTGGCCTCTTTTGCCTGCTCATGGATCCCTTCTTTCctccacttcaaaaaaaaaaaaggattaaaattaTACCTGGAATTTGTACTGacaaaaagatgaataaaatACCATTGCAAAAGGAATATTTTCCTTGATTTAAAGTTCTGATTGTCAAATAAAACATTGCCTTGGGGATCTGGCCGTGTATGCTGGATAATCCAGCATTTTTGatggagtatttttttaaaagatttttgtattatctttatttatttattggatggagacagccagaaattgagagggaatgggtgacagagagggggagagacagagagacacctgcagccctgcttcaccacacacaaagctttccccctgtaggtggggaccgggggccagaacctgggttcttgcgcactgtaacatgtgcactcaaccaggtgcgccaccacctgatggggccttaaagccagcccctccccccctctgctccatgctccattgatgacactatggtctatttacataactattgttttgcctgaaagatccctaccacgttatcccctcagggtattgccaattcagttaaaaccatcacaacagctgctaaggatgcttccaccttcccagcatgcctttttttctccactccctttcctagccaatcccattagacttgccacttccatttttaccctataaagcccgctgctgttcctggttttgctctctttctcttctgtgtcctgacctggagaagacctggagaagggctggcatagCGGGAGGCGGTCATTTtggtagctccacatggcctaaacctgctgtgttCACACCTGACACTGGGgcatccgcatcaataaagaattgtattatcacGCCACCACGagttcttagtctctctctctctctctctccggcgaACCTAGGCCGGCAACCCGGCCCCTATGGAGTATTTGTCAAGCTGATTTCTAGATAAAGTAACTTGTCTACAAtacaggaaggaaagaagcatagacaggaaggggaggggaggagaaaggcagCTAGGATGAAAAGGGACAAACGGTTGAGGCAATTCTACCACTACTGTGGTAGTACAGTGAGAACTTACatctccacttggtcatgagtgTGTCTATGTCCATAAGAGACGTCAGCAACTGAAAAGGGACCTGGAATCTGGGCTCTTCCCTAATGGACAAGTAAGAAGAAATTGATTGAACCAGTTATAATATGTTAGGAAGAATTTGAGCTTTACAATCTCTTGGACTTGGAAACCTGTGTGAATCTTTCACTTTCATTGCTGTTGAAGATTTGAATTAACTTTTCAGTTtcttcactttaaaaatattgatatGACTCCTCAGTTTCATCATTTGAGGAGTCTAGAATATTCCCTGGAACAGCCATGCACTAGTCTGCCAGTCATAGCAAACAACTTAGAATCTCACTAAGAGTCAGATATAAACACTATACTATATTTCTAACAGTAAAAAATAATTAGGCAAAGATTTTAAAACTTATAAACAAAGACTGtgtggattttctttttatttttttctggtgtATACTTTTCAGTAATTTCATTTGCTATCTCAACATCTGGGTCCATCCACTTAAGATACACAACACTGAGTGACATGCAAATATATTTAAGAGTCAGATTTTGTTTGTGTTGCCACTGTAAAGAAACAGATTGCAGaagatttaaaaaaggaaatacaaggAAATAAAATGATCAGAAAATACACACGTGTGtttaaatttgttttgttttgttctcctATTCTGTCCATTGTGACACATCTAACTCATGAAGCATAAACTGGGGATCTTCACACCCATGAAGTATAAGTGTTTCAAATGTTTCAGAAAGCAAggacaatttttatttaaatttctggATAAGTAGTGCAATAATTAAGGTGTTTCCACTTCATCTTTTTTCACTATATAGCACTGATATAACTATATTGTTTATATTGATTAATGACTGATTCAATACAATCATGTAGACATTGTATTACAACATAAAGATGGATTCTACTTTTGAGGATTTAGTAGGAATAATCATTAAGTAACAGACTCATTTGTGTCTGCATTTTCCATACACTTCCAGCGATAGTCTAACTATATAGTGATGTTAAAAGTATGaaacttttaaattaattttctaagctttcaaaaactttaaatatcttaacaactataataatttaTAAGCTTCATACAAAAACAACTAGATAAATCCAGTcctacttattattttatttttctcctcttgtctttGTTCTTACCTGTAAAAGTATATCATTAATGCCCCTTGAAGTGCTCTGTATGACAATCGTCTTTCACCTGTAGAAAATACAGCAAGTTTTAAGTGTAGTAGGTAATGTCAAACATTCTTACATTATTTTCATCATCACCTTAAATAATTGTTAAATGTTTttacaataaatataaattttggtTTAAATGTTTATACCTTACCTTAAATTTGAACTTTTGtagaaaatgttattttaatattAGATGCTATACATATATCCAATTTCCTAAAACGTTTATATATCATATAACACATCTAGAAAACTAGATCTGTGAAACACTTAACTTGCATGATAAAATGTGTACTCTGGTAGCATGAAGACTTATTTTTTCAAATAGTTAAGATTCCACTTCATTTCATTgaatagagggttttttttttgtaattcacctataattatttaaaatatataaagtccCTTACTGTCAaggattttaaaattaattatatacATGTGCTGTAATGAAAGATTTTGCTTTGTCTGCAGGAAAACAAGATACCGTCATTCTTTACTAAAGAAATGGCCACTCAATGGTATTATTAATATGTGATactctgagttcattccccataccacatttaaaaagaaagaacgagagagagggagaggggggaggggaaaggatggaaaggaggagagagaggtcaagagagagagatatcaatgATGGTTCTCATATTTGGCAATTTTTATGAAAGTTTCTTTTCATGCCATTAAGTTGAACTGGGCATTGAATTCTATTAACAAAAGGTTGTTGTTGATAACTTTAACCCAATTCTTGTGTCTATGAGTGTGGaatgtccatttttatttcttctccctaaggaaaaaaatctcaaaataatGCTACCTACCTTTACTGAGGAGATGTTCATGACGTTTTTCATCAAATAAGGAGAGTAGcacttctttttgtttctgaaatTCAGCCATttgttcctctttttcctctGACTCTTCTTTAGCCTTTGGAGAAATTATTGCATTACAATTCTCAAGGGAATAACTAGGGGTttctttgttgctgctgttgtttgcgTTTGCTTGTTTTAGACATAGGCTCTCCAGGCTTACCTTACAGATGTAtttagacctcccaccttctgcacctcataaagatctttggtccatactcccaaaggaataaagaatagggaatcttccaatggaagggatgggatatggaactctggtggtacgaATTgtagggaattgtacccctctcatcccacaatcttgtcaatcattattaaatcactaataaaaaaataaaataaaaataaacaggagatggtgcacacagttaagcgcacacattccaatgtgcaaggatccgggtttaagcccctggtccctacttgcagggggaaagtttcaggagtggtgaggtagggctacaggtgtctctgtctccttccctctctatcacccccatttctctcaatttctctctatctctatccaatagtaaataaatataataataaaaataaaaaagaaataggctaTCCAGGTTTATCTTAAGGGTGTGTTTAGAATATTCACCAAGTAATCCAACATAACAATATGACAATATGAAAACTATGTCATATGAGAAACACATCTTATTTAGACTCCATGATTCTACTCATCTACTAAAGTTCAAATGCTTTGTCCATCACATCTATTCACTAATGTCATAGGATATAAATTCAGATGAGAAAAACAACAAGTGgtcaataataatataattttagACAACAAGTatcaaacaaagtaaaataattcCACTTGGGAAAAGTTAAGAATAACAAGTCAGAAAGATGATgaattttggggggctgggcggtagcacagcaggttaagtgcaagggttagcataaggatcctggttcgagcccccagctccccacctgcagggggtcgcttcacaagtggtgaagctggtctgcaggagtctatctttctcttcccctctttgtcttctcctcctctctcaatttctctctgtcctaggcaacaacaacagctatgacaacagtaacaactacaacaagagcaacaaaatggaaaaaataggctctaggaacagtggattcaccccagtgataaccctagaggcaaaaaaaaaaaaaaaaaggaaagatgatgaattctttctttattttctaggcaactttttttttaaaagattttatttatttattaatgagaaagatagtaagagagagagagaaagaaccagacatcactgtggtacatgtgctaccggggatcaaactcaagaactcatgtttgagagtccaatgctttatccactgtgccacctcccagatgacTTTCTAGACCACTTctaagctctagcttatggtgttgcttgggactgaacttgaaatctttggtgcctcagacatgagagacacTGTTTTTTGTAACCACTAAAAGATGTCTCTCCAATCTGCTCTCTTAAATttaatttcttatatattttgcactttatATTTGGATCACTTATTATATATTGATTCTTCaaggtatttattatttttctacctACAATATATGTTCGCTATACAACTGAATTAAGCTAGAGCCAAAATTAATTAACCCGATGAATTTCCATTCATGAAACATACTGTGTTGTAAGAATATTGCTACAGCTTCATGTAGATTCCTTAAGAgataagcaaaagaaggaaggagaaaaaaggaatgaaaaggagagggagagaaagagagagagagagaaatgctatatgatccagcaattccacaaCCAGATTTTTATATGACAAATATGAAAACACTAgttcaaaaagatctatgtacccATCTACCTATCTTCTTAGCAAATTCACTCACAACAACTAAGTCATGATAATTTAAATATCGATTGAAAGTGACTAGATACAAACCTGTGAAATATTTACTCAGTAGAATGCTTCCTAGCTATTAAGTTATTAAGTTTTGACACAGCTACTAAGGCATGAAACCGTGTCTTTTGACACATCTTGTGTGTGTGGAGGGATGGGAGTTACTTCATTTATTTGGAATGAAagtagaaatttggtggtggggccaggcagtggtgcccctgatGAAGTACATATTTTACAACGAGCAAGGgactgggtccaagcccctaaaccctcctgcagggcggaagcttcacaagcagtaaagtagtgctgcaggtgtctctcattctctctccttctctatttcccccttctctctcaatttttctgtctctatactcaCCCACCAAGGAAAGAAAAGTGTATGTACTCTGCTATATATCCATATTGAAGTGTGAAGCTGTGCTCCTGAAACTTGCACAGTCTTGCTACGCAACAATATTTTTACTTAAAAAGAGTAAACAGCTATTAGTATTAAATGCCACTGAAAGTTaaagaatgtggaaaaaaaagatgaccGTTGGGGCATGAAGACAGTTTGGATTAAGTTGAGAATTAGATGAAAGAGCTAGTTAAGCTAAATATGATTCTTAGGGCTATGCAAATATGAAACCAATTTACTGATTTTAATTGCCCTAAgaggtgttattattattatttttcttaaatcgTGAATTATAGTGGCTGAGTAACACAGTCAAAATCTCACTGTTATTAAGCAgagttgggacttgaacccactcAGTGTCACTCCAAAGTCCTTGTTGTGAGAATTGTCTGACAAGCCTCTCAAGGAATTAGAGCGAGCAATGCAGGAAATTTAgtcagaaaaagaggaagaagaacctTTAAGTGGAAGAAATTAAGGAATCGacggtatatatttttaaaatattgtatttatttattgacttatttaatagagaaatggagaggaagggagacaggcatctgcagcactgcttcactctcaCGAAGCTTTCTCCATACAGGTAGAACTGGGGTTTGAATccgatccttgtacattgtaacacgtaTGCTCAACAAGGTGCCCCACGGCTATGTTTCTAATACTCGTTTACACATTGAATCCatttatcaatcaatcaatcaattagttAATTTTTGACATCACttttccagactgactttttagatagaaatagagacagcgagacagagggagagaggaaaaagcacAAAAACTTCTCCCAATGTGGTGTGGGATGGACtataacctgggtcacatgcatgataaagcagatgcactatccaggtgatatatatatatatattgcctccagggttattgctggggctcagggcctgcaccatgaatccattgttcctgaaggccatccccccctttgttgcccttgttattgtagccttgttgtggttattattgttgttgttgatgttgttcgttgttggataggacagagagataatggagaaaggaggggaagagaaaaatagacacttgcagacctgcttcaccgcctgtgaggcgactcccctataggtggggagctgggggctccaatcgggaaccttaaagctggtccttgcactttgcgccacgtgcacttaacccgctgcgctaccgcccgacccaccCCCTGCAATCATACTTTAAGTGTAAGAAACTTGAGACCAATGAGAAACTGTaggaagaaacaagaaaatagtAAGAGCTGTAGACAAATTAATAAAAGTATTAATGACCGCTAATGAAGGGTCATTTCCCTTCTATGTAGAATTTGTCAGAATATAGAATTttcaatagaaaagaaaaaggtatgaTAAGGTCACCCAAAACAGTCTTGCCTAGAATAACTccttaattaaatataaattgtattatacataaataaaatgcagtCAGCTCTGTAACACAATGTTCTCTGTGGATGCATTTGTGAGAAAAtactatagggagttgggcagcaggttaagcgcacgtggcacaaagtgcaaggacggcttaaggatcccagttggagaccctgactcccaacctgcaggggagtcgcttcacaggtggtgaagtaggtctgcaggtgtctttctttctctccccctctctgtctttccctcctctctccatttctctttgtcctatctaacaatgatgacaacaataataactacaacaataaaaaaaaaaagggcaaccaaaaagggaaaataaataaataaattttaaaaatactattaaaaaactGGAAGTGAAAAGCATGGAATCTTCAGATTAGAGTCCTTATACTTATTCTCTGGTAAATTTATGTTTAAGGCATCACAAGTACCTGGATTCTTATGAGTTCTTCTTCTAGGCCTTTGGCAATGTTCTTTTCAAACTTTCCCCAGAAGTTAAATCCATTAGGCTCCAAACCTGGTGTTCTTTCCAACCATGCCTTAATGGAAAAACATAGattaagtgcaaaaaaaaaaaagttgcaaaaattaaaatatgggaAATACATGTTTAACTCATACCATGAACTTGAAACTGGATTTTTCTAAAAGGGTTTGAGAAACATGCCATGTATGTTTATAGTGACTTCTTTACAATTTCTTCatttacaaaaatgaaaattatatttCACTCACTTGTTCATTAAGGCTGCTatattaaaacatttattccttatttaaaatgtgttattttaaatatatcttttttatccTATAGATCCTATAAACTActcattattttaatgaaatcagtttttttttaagtgttgtgACTTGGGAGTTAAAGAAATCATGATACATGTAAGATGCAAATTCTTTTAGACATgagcattttaaatttttaaatcaacTAGCTATTCAATTATTTTAACATCCTGTAGGATTTGCATATTTAGAAATGAAATGCATGCATCTCTGTGGGCTCTTATGTAACCTATTTTTGAATTTTCTCTCTTTACAAACTGTTGCATGTTATTATAGACAACCTATTAGTGTAAATCCACATTGGCAGCACCCAAAGACTAGTGAACATGGTACAGTTTACTAAAAGGTTACTTTCCCAAAGGAAAAACTTTCCAAACAGAGCTCAAAACCATTCAAATTCTTGTTTAATAGCCTACTTATAGGAAGCAATAATTTCTCAAGGTTATTTACAAACCCAGAGAGAATGAAGATGTGAAGTTAAAACATCTGAAGGATGGATTCTTAGTGATTACATTTAATTGAAAAAATGTACGACTTGTGTAAGTTCCATGAATTATTAAGTGCACTGAGCTTTAAAACCAGCTAATTAAATGTTGTTTTGTCTGGATGTTTAGAAATGATTGTTTTTACAATCTGAGGAGATTACTAAATATTAACATGCTGATTACATAAGTATTTCTGAATTACTTAAGAGAGTTCTTAAAACGTTGAATATTTTAATTAGCTGAATTTaagtatttttcaaaaatttcctGTATTCTGATTTGCAACCTGACTTGAACATggatttttattttctgatcttgctgGAATTTAACAAAATAATCTAACAAAAAACACTGAATGAGGCCTTAAAAGTAGCATTTGAGGAGCTTAATTACCTCCACTAGCTGCAGAAGTGTTTTTTCCTGCTCAGACTTAAGTAGCAGTCCATTGTCTTCCCCTCTGAAGTTGTCCCGGTAATGTCTTCTGTTGTAAGGGACTCTCAAGCTCTGAAGAACACCAATCTTGTTTTCCAGAAGTCGGAACTGCAAACTCTGGAAGCCTGATGCTGGAGACAAGTACTCTCTTTGAGCACAAGAAAAAGAGAGTGGGCAGGAGGCAGAAGAGAGTAAAAGGAAGAGTTGGGTTGCTTTGACAAATCACTGGGATAATTACTTTTATGGTGAGGGGTTGTCACTGTTAATCCCCAAGATGTCATGATGAGCACAAATACACAGAAACAAGAAATGttttgtgtgtatttttctcccctgacacttttttttttttaatgtactgagCTGTAGATCTATGTGCCCAACTACTGAGAAATTTCACTGGCCCCTCACCTTCAGGGCTTTGAGGTATGCATTGTTTAAGTCACTCACTCTGTGGCACTttgctgcagcagccagaggaaATACATTACACCCAAGTTGGCAAACTGGTGTCCTACAAGTTGCAGCGTCacgttgggggggagggagggatttCTGCAGACCCCTACACAGGGGCGATgacaaattgtacccatatgccaacttctctactgtaagccattagccCCGAGCCCCAGcccataaaattattattattatttttttcctccagggttattgctgggctcgatgcctgcaccatgaatccaccgctcctggaggccattttttctcccttttgttgcccttgttgttgtagcctccttgtggttattataataccattgttgatgttgttcgttgttggataggacagagagaaatggagagaggaggggaagacaggaggagagaaagacagacacctgcagacctgcttcaccgcctgtgaagcgactcccctgcagatggagagccaggggctggaaccgggatccttacgccggtccttgtgctttgcgccacctgcgcttaacccactgcgccaccgcccgacccccccataaaattatttttaactctTAGAAGTCACCACAAGGTTCATGGAACTAACTATTATCCTTAATTCAAGTCAGATATATTAGCAAACTATTCTTATCTTTGATTATTATAAGCTTGAACAAACAAACCTCAAATAGAACTGATACACCCTGTCAATGTTGCCTGATTCacaatggaatttaaaaaaaaaaaaaatcaaaatccaaaggcaagACTCATGGTGCCAGAGTGAATATTTTGTCCCGGGATTATGACATAATCATTGCCTGCGTCACTGTC
The sequence above is a segment of the Erinaceus europaeus chromosome 19, mEriEur2.1, whole genome shotgun sequence genome. Coding sequences within it:
- the TDO2 gene encoding tryptophan 2,3-dioxygenase, with amino-acid sequence MTMIVFEIELKSCVLNLSFANSNHEKALKFSKVLFLLLYDPCNGISRSYHNDVMKKHEYDDVFMEVLTCISLMIRGSKHIVLYLCGFKKLSVEGSEEDSSQTGVNRANKGGLIYGNYLQLEKVLNAQELQSEIKGNKIHDEHLFIITHQAYELWFKQILWELDSVRDIFQNGHVRDERNMLKVVTRMHRVSVILKLLVQQFTVLETMTALDFNDFREYLSPASGFQSLQFRLLENKIGVLQSLRVPYNRRHYRDNFRGEDNGLLLKSEQEKTLLQLVEAWLERTPGLEPNGFNFWGKFEKNIAKGLEEELIRIQAKEESEEKEEQMAEFQKQKEVLLSLFDEKRHEHLLSKGERRLSYRALQGALMIYFYREEPRFQVPFQLLTSLMDIDTLMTKWRYNHVCMVHRMLGSKAGTGGSSGYHYLRSTVSDRYKVFVDLFNLSTYLVPRHWIPKTNPIIHKFIYTAEYCDSSYFSSDESD